Proteins encoded within one genomic window of Phototrophicus methaneseepsis:
- a CDS encoding helix-turn-helix domain-containing protein has protein sequence MKVLIGMHSFWQHTLSLRRQLDERRKVNNSSSKQSEKRLGELVRKARREAKLKQDELAELLETSQSAISNVENSLTGLDVTELPIWARALGKPIMYFYEDETQIWQQRALDILSMIPEDRLDFVLHMLKNMALTMHEVDT, from the coding sequence ATGAAGGTGCTGATCGGGATGCACTCCTTTTGGCAACATACACTGTCTCTTCGCAGACAACTTGATGAACGGCGCAAGGTCAACAATTCTAGCTCAAAACAGTCTGAAAAGCGGTTAGGGGAACTCGTGCGCAAGGCTCGTCGTGAAGCCAAGCTCAAGCAAGACGAGCTTGCCGAATTGCTTGAGACGAGTCAATCTGCCATTTCTAATGTCGAAAACAGCCTGACTGGACTTGATGTGACCGAGTTACCGATATGGGCCAGGGCGCTTGGCAAGCCAATTATGTATTTCTATGAGGATGAAACGCAAATCTGGCAGCAGAGAGCCTTAGACATCCTGAGCATGATTCCAGAAGATCGGCTCGACTTCGTGCTCCACATGCTCAAAAACATGGCACTCACAATGCATGAGGTTGATACATGA
- a CDS encoding hybrid sensor histidine kinase/response regulator, giving the protein MRVRHPMQLANNDVNLESLRSDLVSQIAILLIISSGFIAWLLLIVEPFPWLLGAFWVFHAFLGTLILKLRAEHPLRARMLLLAICNLSVLMAMVLFSETWIPFLSMPLILVNAILINRGEWLTTALALASIFILSELQYRDYPTIVMYIAMISALALSVIVRQALHRTIDWTWMLGLKSIDLLEIARDRQGELNRTVKALRAANEKLLRMQTALVRAQREAEAAKRAKEQFAANISHELRTPLNIIVGFSEVLFFSPRVYGKSDWPPALRTDIAHIYHNSYHLANMINDVLDLSRLNKSEFSLSLEGCAAGELLNSAITILEETFVSRNITIYTDIAPAMPELTVDMTRIRQVLINLLTNAINFSDIGSSIFIQIKYDDFIEAFVFSIRDEGIGIAQKDHQHIFEEFYQIDSKLSKKHQGAGLGLAISKQLVEAHNGKIWVESDLGQGANFYFTIPTKKNYELASTSPKPLNKPVISKSNSTEKSPIVLVYDATDDIVDRLRNKNDKIDFVHITNTQNWEDHCENYQPQAIVFNANCHEPIATQALVDIPLIEYKLFDNKWSEKFLSVQKCLNKPITSVELESALAEIGYVKRVVIIDDNRGFCQLVERMLQTFKQSFEVKHAYDPNRGLHLIKTFQPDVIILDLIIEQDSDGFELINTLQNTSELSEIPIIVISAFTFDEAITEQHENRIVATFPGNTNPYEIFDLLSEIVGKSVK; this is encoded by the coding sequence ATGAGAGTCAGACATCCGATGCAACTTGCGAATAATGACGTCAATCTAGAGAGCCTACGCAGTGATCTCGTTTCCCAAATTGCGATACTATTAATCATTTCCAGCGGTTTTATTGCCTGGTTGCTGCTGATTGTTGAACCCTTCCCCTGGTTATTGGGGGCTTTCTGGGTATTTCATGCATTTTTGGGCACACTGATCCTTAAGCTACGCGCTGAACACCCTCTACGCGCTCGTATGCTCTTGCTGGCTATCTGTAATTTAAGCGTTCTGATGGCTATGGTCCTGTTTTCAGAAACTTGGATTCCGTTCCTCAGTATGCCGCTGATTCTCGTCAATGCGATTCTCATAAACAGAGGTGAATGGCTAACGACTGCGCTCGCCTTGGCCAGTATCTTTATCTTGTCTGAGCTGCAATATCGTGATTACCCTACAATTGTGATGTATATCGCAATGATCAGCGCCCTGGCCCTATCTGTTATTGTGAGGCAGGCATTGCATCGAACGATAGACTGGACCTGGATGCTCGGGCTGAAATCAATCGATCTTTTGGAGATTGCCAGAGATCGTCAAGGCGAGCTTAACCGTACTGTGAAAGCGCTCAGGGCTGCCAATGAAAAGCTATTACGTATGCAAACCGCATTGGTACGAGCACAGCGAGAAGCAGAAGCTGCAAAGCGGGCAAAAGAACAATTCGCAGCAAATATTAGCCACGAATTACGTACTCCGCTAAATATCATTGTTGGGTTTAGCGAGGTGCTCTTCTTCTCTCCGCGTGTATATGGTAAGTCAGATTGGCCACCGGCATTACGGACAGATATTGCCCACATTTACCACAATAGTTATCACCTAGCTAACATGATTAATGATGTGCTTGATCTTTCAAGATTGAATAAATCCGAATTCTCATTGTCATTAGAAGGATGTGCCGCAGGTGAATTGTTGAATAGTGCCATCACTATTTTGGAAGAAACGTTTGTTTCCAGAAATATAACCATTTACACTGATATTGCACCTGCAATGCCTGAACTCACTGTCGATATGACGCGCATCCGCCAGGTTTTGATTAATCTACTCACCAATGCCATCAACTTTTCTGATATAGGGAGCAGTATCTTCATACAGATCAAATACGATGACTTCATAGAAGCATTTGTATTCTCTATTCGTGATGAAGGTATCGGCATCGCACAAAAAGACCATCAGCATATCTTTGAGGAATTCTATCAGATTGATTCAAAGCTGAGTAAGAAACATCAGGGCGCAGGCTTGGGATTAGCGATCTCTAAACAATTAGTAGAAGCACACAACGGTAAAATCTGGGTAGAAAGTGATTTGGGCCAAGGAGCCAACTTCTACTTTACAATACCCACCAAGAAAAACTATGAATTAGCTTCAACATCGCCCAAGCCTCTTAATAAACCCGTTATCAGTAAATCTAACTCAACCGAAAAGTCGCCTATTGTCCTAGTCTATGACGCTACCGATGATATTGTTGATCGGCTTCGAAATAAAAACGACAAAATTGACTTTGTGCATATAACTAACACCCAGAATTGGGAAGATCACTGTGAAAACTATCAACCTCAGGCCATCGTTTTTAATGCGAATTGTCATGAACCAATTGCTACTCAGGCACTTGTAGATATACCCCTCATCGAATACAAACTCTTTGATAATAAGTGGTCGGAGAAGTTCTTAAGCGTCCAAAAATGCTTAAACAAGCCCATCACATCTGTTGAGCTGGAATCGGCCCTTGCAGAAATCGGTTATGTAAAGAGGGTAGTGATCATTGATGATAATCGAGGATTTTGCCAACTCGTTGAGCGCATGTTGCAAACGTTCAAACAATCATTTGAGGTCAAACACGCCTACGATCCAAATCGTGGGTTGCATCTTATCAAGACATTCCAACCTGACGTCATTATCTTGGACCTGATCATAGAGCAGGATAGCGATGGATTTGAGCTTATCAATACACTACAAAACACATCTGAACTGAGCGAAATCCCCATTATTGTAATCTCTGCCTTTACATTTGACGAAGCAATAACTGAGCAGCATGAAAATCGCATTGTTGCCACCTTTCCTGGGAATACTAATCCATATGAGATTTTTGATCTGCTATCTGAAATCGTTGGTAAAAGCGTTAAATAG
- a CDS encoding response regulator produces MSTKETEVSDAVFDVVKEILKHLYDYAYLENSDLIQRLKEEIPLESDIRYVHDQVIRAIESLNPGPQTSFHSPHARTYNLLQLHYVEKMLIQDTADELSLSIRQAHRDLRNGEVAIAKMLVKFLSSDHTTDKSTIHTASSVEEEFTNLDSELELTNVFKLIAGACKAVDQLITKHATQVDISSVERTRLVSTNPIVARQILISILARLILHVEDNDIIIIVTETVQEIIINFCYTPKNLDAPYCEIDTTVQNLINILHWDLSQTLDSDGTWKISLHMPSLSTMILIIDDNQALVNLLSRYLSVHNIMAYGISDPHHALEFARTNPPSAIILDVMMPEMDGWELLQNIKNISELAHIPIIICSVLNEPALAFSLGASLFIQKPINQNVVTSALKELQII; encoded by the coding sequence GTGAGCACAAAAGAGACGGAAGTTTCCGATGCAGTTTTTGATGTCGTCAAGGAGATACTCAAGCATTTATATGACTATGCATACTTGGAAAACTCTGATCTGATCCAACGCTTGAAAGAAGAAATACCTCTAGAAAGTGACATTCGCTACGTTCACGATCAGGTGATCCGAGCTATTGAATCTTTAAATCCTGGGCCACAGACGAGCTTTCATTCTCCCCACGCTCGGACATACAATCTGCTACAACTCCACTATGTCGAAAAGATGCTCATCCAGGACACAGCTGACGAGCTTTCATTGTCAATACGGCAAGCACACCGAGATTTACGCAATGGGGAAGTGGCCATCGCCAAGATGCTGGTCAAATTTCTGTCGAGCGACCACACCACGGACAAATCAACCATCCATACAGCATCCTCAGTTGAGGAGGAATTTACAAATTTAGATAGCGAACTGGAACTGACGAACGTCTTTAAACTCATCGCAGGGGCATGTAAAGCAGTTGACCAACTCATCACAAAACATGCGACTCAGGTCGATATTTCATCCGTCGAGCGCACACGTCTTGTCTCAACGAACCCGATTGTGGCTCGGCAAATCCTGATTAGCATTCTTGCGCGACTCATCCTCCATGTAGAAGACAACGATATTATCATTATCGTGACTGAGACTGTGCAAGAGATTATCATCAATTTCTGTTATACGCCCAAAAATCTCGATGCACCCTACTGTGAGATTGACACTACCGTGCAAAACTTGATTAACATTTTGCATTGGGATCTCTCGCAAACTTTAGATAGTGATGGCACATGGAAGATAAGCCTGCATATGCCTTCATTAAGCACTATGATTTTGATAATCGATGATAATCAGGCATTGGTAAACTTACTGAGTCGCTATCTCTCCGTCCACAACATCATGGCATACGGTATATCAGACCCCCATCATGCACTGGAATTTGCTCGGACTAACCCTCCTAGCGCAATCATCCTGGATGTGATGATGCCAGAGATGGATGGTTGGGAGTTGTTACAGAACATCAAGAATATCAGCGAATTAGCCCACATACCGATCATTATTTGCTCCGTCCTTAACGAGCCAGCCCTCGCATTTTCCCTTGGCGCTTCTTTATTTATTCAAAAGCCAATTAATCAAAATGTTGTTACCTCAGCGCTGAAAGAGTTGCAAATCATATGA
- a CDS encoding ABC transporter substrate-binding protein yields the protein MLKKRGLSRRDFLKISGSAAGLAAIQLAGVPHIVSAQGATNLRFAWWEERFIETMNGFIDEFTADKADTQVELQIIPWEAYWDQLPIAIAGGEAPDAFFLVSGQVQNFAALGGLLNLTPYFSEEKIASFREAQRAFVTYNEELIALPFTATMLTTFTNMDAFRAADIELPASVEEAWTWDEFREVLRGLKQANPDLAYGYIDDGRDFWWLPWFYSNGASLINESLDGSAFNTAEAEETFTYLAELTAEGLIAPPGESPDLFAFGATALRGSGHWGVQNLLDDIGGGFELGTTYFPQRTHPGLALGGDYLAAYADGENAETSAQFLDFLTSEVVLNQYLSDNTYLSPRNDIEVDHGEFQPMMDMVNEQAEAMASELLTLHRGLPEFNQINQVFTAEYQLVLLGEKSPSDAVQTISDAVDAALNTD from the coding sequence ATGTTAAAAAAACGTGGTCTAAGTCGTAGAGATTTTCTTAAGATTTCAGGGTCTGCTGCTGGCCTTGCAGCAATTCAGTTAGCGGGAGTTCCGCATATTGTTTCTGCTCAGGGTGCTACCAACTTGCGATTCGCCTGGTGGGAAGAACGTTTTATCGAGACGATGAATGGCTTTATCGATGAATTCACAGCAGATAAAGCCGATACGCAAGTTGAACTTCAGATTATTCCCTGGGAAGCTTATTGGGATCAGTTGCCTATCGCTATTGCGGGTGGTGAAGCCCCTGATGCATTTTTCCTGGTATCGGGTCAGGTTCAGAATTTCGCCGCGTTGGGTGGCTTGCTGAATCTAACACCCTATTTTTCAGAAGAAAAAATAGCTAGCTTCCGTGAAGCACAGCGTGCCTTTGTAACCTACAACGAAGAACTTATTGCACTGCCTTTCACAGCAACCATGCTGACGACCTTCACCAATATGGATGCCTTTAGAGCAGCGGATATTGAACTGCCGGCTTCTGTAGAAGAAGCCTGGACCTGGGACGAGTTCCGCGAGGTATTGCGTGGCCTCAAACAAGCGAATCCTGATCTCGCTTATGGCTATATTGATGATGGTCGTGACTTCTGGTGGTTGCCCTGGTTCTACTCGAATGGTGCGAGCCTCATCAATGAATCGCTTGATGGCTCTGCCTTCAATACCGCAGAAGCTGAGGAAACATTCACTTATCTGGCTGAGTTGACGGCGGAAGGACTCATTGCACCGCCTGGTGAATCCCCAGATTTGTTTGCCTTTGGTGCAACTGCACTCAGAGGATCAGGGCATTGGGGTGTCCAAAACCTGCTTGATGATATTGGTGGCGGTTTCGAACTTGGTACAACCTACTTCCCGCAACGTACACACCCTGGTTTGGCGCTAGGTGGCGACTATCTGGCAGCTTATGCAGATGGTGAAAATGCTGAGACCTCGGCGCAGTTCCTCGATTTCTTGACGTCGGAAGTTGTTCTGAATCAATATCTGTCAGATAACACGTATCTCTCTCCACGTAACGATATTGAAGTCGATCATGGAGAATTTCAGCCTATGATGGATATGGTCAATGAACAAGCTGAAGCTATGGCATCCGAATTGCTGACCCTACACCGAGGGCTGCCTGAATTTAATCAGATTAATCAGGTCTTTACAGCTGAGTATCAGCTTGTGCTTCTTGGCGAGAAGTCCCCTTCAGACGCAGTGCAGACCATTAGCGATGCGGTAGACGCAGCACTGAACACAGATTAA
- a CDS encoding carbohydrate ABC transporter permease produces the protein MAHNATESSQTHFPGNLLKNVTFKKSFRSQLVPYSFLMPSLLILAVFGFIPFVQGIYLAFTRYPLLQEPEFIGLANFERLTRDPIFLESLKNTFIYMLVTVPIRLIIGLMLALALNKAFPGRTLLRAIFYFPVVTPLIIAASLWLFLFNTHFGMINAVLEEFGLSSVSWLTSSSTAFLSVMIMSIWKTVGWNMVILLAGLQGIPNEIYEAAAVDGSNRWRTFWHITLPLLKPTILVSVVISTINASQVFEQVYVMTGGGPGYSTMTLVQLVYNTAFQQFDMGYASAISSVLFVIIMVITFINFKFFNEEVVY, from the coding sequence ATGGCACACAACGCTACTGAGTCATCGCAGACACATTTCCCTGGTAACTTGTTAAAAAATGTCACCTTCAAAAAAAGTTTTCGTAGCCAGTTGGTCCCCTATTCTTTTTTGATGCCGAGTTTGCTCATTCTGGCTGTGTTTGGGTTCATCCCATTTGTGCAGGGTATCTACCTGGCCTTTACCAGGTACCCTTTGCTGCAAGAGCCTGAGTTTATTGGCCTGGCTAATTTTGAGCGACTTACAAGGGATCCTATTTTCCTGGAGTCGCTCAAGAACACCTTCATTTATATGTTGGTGACGGTTCCCATCCGGTTGATTATCGGGCTGATGCTGGCCCTGGCCTTAAACAAAGCATTCCCTGGTCGCACACTGTTACGGGCGATATTTTACTTCCCTGTGGTGACCCCGCTGATTATTGCTGCTTCATTATGGCTGTTCTTGTTCAATACGCACTTTGGCATGATTAACGCTGTGCTCGAGGAATTTGGCCTGTCTTCTGTTAGCTGGCTCACATCGTCAAGTACAGCGTTTCTCTCAGTCATGATTATGAGCATCTGGAAAACGGTAGGCTGGAACATGGTCATTTTGTTGGCTGGGTTACAGGGTATCCCCAACGAAATTTACGAAGCCGCTGCTGTGGATGGTTCCAACCGCTGGAGAACATTCTGGCATATTACCTTGCCCTTGCTCAAACCGACGATTCTCGTGTCGGTTGTTATTTCTACGATCAATGCATCACAGGTCTTTGAACAAGTGTATGTGATGACGGGCGGCGGCCCTGGCTATTCAACCATGACGCTTGTCCAGCTTGTCTATAACACTGCTTTCCAGCAATTTGATATGGGGTATGCCTCTGCCATTTCCTCGGTTCTGTTTGTCATCATCATGGTGATTACCTTCATTAACTTCAAATTCTTCAACGAGGAGGTGGTTTACTAA
- a CDS encoding carbohydrate ABC transporter permease — protein sequence MGVNYEDRKASMLFGFARFAFLAIAATVTILPFLWLVSTAFKTEAQVFRMPLTLIPPELQWNNFPEAWSRAPFTRYYLNTIFIAVATTVYHLFGSTTAGYAFAKYQFWGKKYLFMLLLAFLMIPPQVTLIPTFLVVKSLGWVDTYQGIIFPGLVNVFGIFLMRQYFQSIPNDIIDSARIDGCSEWRIFGQIVLPLVTPAMAALAIFSFTGSWNSFIWPLIVAQSSNLYTIQVGIAFFTDQAGTDFTQLMAVSLISLIPVMFVYIVFQRYFVAGIALTGMK from the coding sequence ATGGGTGTCAATTATGAAGACCGCAAGGCTAGTATGCTTTTTGGCTTTGCACGGTTTGCCTTCCTTGCTATTGCAGCTACTGTCACCATTCTCCCGTTTTTATGGTTGGTCAGCACGGCCTTTAAGACGGAAGCGCAAGTTTTTAGAATGCCACTGACGTTGATCCCACCGGAATTACAGTGGAACAACTTCCCAGAGGCATGGAGTCGCGCACCGTTCACTCGCTACTATCTGAACACGATCTTTATTGCTGTAGCGACGACAGTCTATCACTTATTCGGGAGCACCACAGCCGGGTATGCCTTTGCCAAATATCAATTCTGGGGCAAGAAATACCTGTTCATGCTGCTCCTGGCCTTCTTGATGATCCCACCCCAGGTGACTTTGATTCCAACTTTTCTGGTGGTCAAATCACTTGGGTGGGTCGATACCTACCAGGGGATTATCTTCCCAGGGTTAGTAAATGTATTTGGCATCTTCCTGATGCGGCAGTACTTCCAGAGCATCCCTAACGATATCATCGATTCTGCACGTATTGATGGGTGCAGCGAATGGCGTATTTTTGGGCAGATTGTCCTGCCCTTGGTTACACCTGCGATGGCAGCACTGGCGATTTTCAGCTTTACGGGTAGCTGGAACTCTTTCATCTGGCCTTTGATCGTCGCACAGTCATCGAATCTATACACCATCCAGGTAGGTATTGCTTTCTTTACAGATCAGGCTGGTACCGACTTCACCCAATTGATGGCTGTGTCGCTCATCTCGTTGATTCCGGTGATGTTCGTTTACATCGTGTTCCAGCGTTACTTCGTCGCAGGCATTGCACTGACAGGTATGAAGTAG
- a CDS encoding FAD-dependent oxidoreductase — protein MNNFIIEKERTLPVDYEPDVLVAGAGPAGIGAAVAAARNGAKVLLVERYGFMGGNLTLAMVNPMFTFHDIQGNQVIRGVAGEIVDRLVELTVSRGHVTDLTFDNASMTPFDPEGMKLLLFEMVEEAGVELLLHSTVVDAHTDGNKVSAVIVENKSGRQVIRPKMVIDCSADADIVARVGAPFVMGRESDGAMQPVTLFFRMADVDIPGLKAWMKENRDQLKDSPTDEEIDSSEAVAFLGLNKLVKEAMERGEFPAEAAPRILFYELPRRGQIAINTTRLQGIDGTNVRDLTRAEIATRKQAWQIHRFLKAHVGGFEDAYILDTGVQVGIRETRHIVGDYKMTEEDVLRGRSFEDGIACGTFAIDIHPPEGEQQVFTGSGKSVYEIPYRSLIPQGYDNLLVAGRSISATHAAFGSARVMATSVGIGQGAGTAAALAIKNGQSTREVDIKQVRRLLVEQGQYLHGEGVTSSIDPKLRLEKIGGSGAAASHHNPFQNQADKQQDDAGEDS, from the coding sequence ATGAACAACTTTATTATTGAAAAAGAACGCACTTTACCAGTCGATTATGAACCTGATGTCCTGGTAGCTGGCGCTGGCCCGGCTGGTATTGGTGCTGCTGTCGCTGCAGCGCGTAACGGCGCAAAGGTACTGCTTGTAGAACGCTATGGCTTTATGGGCGGCAACCTGACGTTAGCTATGGTCAACCCTATGTTCACCTTCCACGATATACAGGGCAACCAGGTCATTCGTGGTGTTGCAGGCGAGATTGTTGACCGTCTGGTTGAACTGACAGTCTCCAGGGGCCACGTCACAGACCTGACGTTTGATAATGCGTCGATGACGCCTTTTGACCCGGAAGGCATGAAACTACTGCTCTTTGAAATGGTCGAAGAAGCGGGTGTTGAATTACTTTTGCATTCTACAGTTGTCGATGCCCATACAGATGGCAATAAAGTATCGGCTGTGATCGTTGAGAATAAATCCGGTCGGCAGGTGATCCGCCCTAAAATGGTGATCGACTGCTCAGCCGATGCCGATATCGTTGCGCGAGTTGGGGCGCCTTTCGTCATGGGGCGAGAATCTGACGGGGCGATGCAACCTGTTACCCTGTTTTTCAGAATGGCTGATGTCGATATTCCAGGCTTAAAAGCATGGATGAAAGAGAACCGTGACCAGCTCAAAGATTCCCCAACTGACGAAGAAATTGATTCTTCAGAGGCAGTTGCATTCCTGGGTTTGAATAAACTCGTCAAAGAAGCGATGGAACGGGGTGAATTCCCAGCAGAAGCAGCGCCGCGTATCCTTTTTTATGAATTGCCGCGTCGGGGCCAGATTGCGATCAATACAACGCGCCTGCAGGGCATTGATGGCACAAACGTCCGTGATCTGACGCGCGCTGAAATTGCCACTCGTAAACAGGCATGGCAAATTCATAGATTCCTCAAAGCGCATGTTGGCGGTTTTGAAGATGCCTATATCCTGGATACAGGTGTACAGGTCGGCATCCGCGAGACACGTCATATCGTCGGCGACTACAAAATGACGGAAGAAGACGTTCTGCGAGGGCGTTCTTTTGAAGATGGTATCGCCTGCGGCACCTTCGCTATCGATATTCATCCGCCAGAAGGTGAACAGCAAGTTTTCACAGGGTCTGGTAAATCTGTCTACGAAATCCCCTACCGTTCCTTAATCCCACAGGGTTATGACAATCTGCTGGTTGCAGGGCGCAGTATATCAGCGACACATGCTGCGTTCGGCTCAGCTCGTGTGATGGCGACCAGTGTTGGTATTGGTCAGGGTGCGGGTACAGCTGCTGCGCTGGCCATCAAAAATGGGCAATCCACGCGCGAAGTTGACATCAAGCAGGTACGTCGACTGTTGGTGGAGCAGGGCCAATATTTACATGGCGAAGGTGTGACTTCATCCATTGATCCCAAACTGCGTTTAGAAAAGATCGGCGGTTCTGGGGCTGCTGCGAGCCATCATAATCCGTTCCAGAACCAGGCTGATAAGCAGCAAGATGATGCAGGGGAGGACAGCTAG
- a CDS encoding alpha-L-arabinofuranosidase C-terminal domain-containing protein yields the protein MTPLNARATIYHEKVLGRIDKKIYGQYMEFVEPDDKTVYGGVCDDEGNLLPDVIDALAEMGVPVVRFGGNFADVYRWQDGIGPKDQRRGQYNYYWGGQESNKFGTDEFLTLCEALGAESFININLGSAGLLDALSWLEYCNYDGDTYYTGLRKANGRQKPWNVPIWGIGNESWGNWEASYSTPEVYAERFNQFARYFKRLDPDAKLVAVGHTDQEWNEKVLAGLEVQPDYFSVHMYGHSIIGQPGNYEQLMAAPLKFDTEFTRVKEIIAQYVDYPLPIALDEWNVRHFRDNKLDRKSPRQVQDALFVAGIFHVMQSHTEAIQMANYVFMVNGHAPLLNSEAGITKTPLYDVFSLYQKLCHSQAIQYELVSPEFKLNKNLNMERVRHGTNLSSDDLDSLPHLDIRATKNTLGDQVTVSIINRSQTDDVTLALQLDPYIENAECTSVVQIKGDSPSDLTFTKSDDLTVNTNAESSSRTFDLAPLSVTFIELTLQSQA from the coding sequence GTGACTCCCTTAAATGCGCGTGCGACGATTTATCATGAGAAAGTTTTAGGCCGTATCGACAAGAAAATATACGGTCAGTATATGGAATTTGTCGAGCCAGATGATAAGACTGTCTATGGTGGCGTCTGTGATGATGAAGGCAATTTATTGCCGGATGTGATTGACGCTCTGGCGGAAATGGGCGTGCCTGTTGTACGCTTTGGGGGTAACTTTGCCGATGTGTATCGCTGGCAGGATGGTATCGGCCCCAAAGATCAACGTCGAGGGCAGTATAACTACTATTGGGGCGGTCAGGAATCCAATAAATTTGGAACGGACGAATTCCTGACATTGTGTGAGGCACTGGGTGCAGAATCCTTCATCAATATTAATCTGGGTTCTGCGGGGCTGCTGGATGCCCTATCTTGGCTGGAATACTGTAATTACGATGGTGATACTTACTATACCGGGCTGCGTAAGGCCAATGGACGGCAAAAGCCCTGGAATGTGCCGATCTGGGGGATTGGTAATGAATCCTGGGGGAATTGGGAAGCAAGCTATTCTACACCAGAGGTTTATGCAGAGCGTTTCAATCAGTTTGCACGCTACTTCAAACGCCTGGACCCTGACGCTAAGTTAGTCGCCGTAGGTCATACAGATCAGGAATGGAATGAAAAAGTCCTCGCAGGGCTTGAAGTACAGCCTGATTATTTTTCTGTGCATATGTATGGGCATTCGATCATAGGCCAGCCCGGCAATTACGAGCAACTGATGGCGGCTCCTCTCAAATTTGATACAGAGTTTACCAGAGTCAAGGAAATCATCGCCCAATACGTTGATTATCCTCTGCCGATTGCGCTGGACGAATGGAACGTCAGGCACTTCAGAGATAATAAATTAGATCGCAAATCGCCCCGACAAGTGCAGGATGCGCTTTTTGTGGCAGGTATCTTCCATGTCATGCAATCCCATACGGAAGCTATCCAGATGGCGAATTATGTTTTTATGGTGAATGGTCATGCACCATTGCTAAATTCTGAAGCAGGCATCACCAAGACACCCTTGTATGACGTATTCAGCTTATATCAAAAGCTATGTCATTCTCAGGCTATTCAGTATGAGCTTGTAAGCCCTGAATTTAAGCTGAATAAAAATCTCAATATGGAAAGAGTCCGGCATGGGACGAATTTATCAAGCGACGATCTGGATTCACTCCCGCATCTCGATATTCGTGCAACCAAGAACACACTGGGCGATCAGGTGACGGTCAGCATCATCAACAGAAGCCAAACCGACGATGTCACGCTTGCACTACAATTAGACCCATACATAGAAAATGCAGAGTGCACGTCCGTGGTGCAAATTAAAGGGGATTCACCATCTGATCTGACTTTCACCAAATCGGATGATCTGACTGTAAACACAAATGCAGAGTCATCGTCACGTACATTTGACCTAGCTCCGCTTTCAGTCACCTTTATTGAGTTGACCTTGCAAAGCCAGGCTTAG
- a CDS encoding helix-turn-helix domain-containing protein, translating into MEPDLKKQLGVRIRKVRRAADLKQEGLAEKLSTSQAVISNVENGVSMIDAPDLPKWARALGKPIMYFYENLFEN; encoded by the coding sequence ATGGAACCGGATTTGAAGAAACAGCTCGGCGTACGCATTCGCAAAGTGCGGCGGGCGGCTGATCTGAAACAAGAAGGACTTGCTGAGAAGTTGAGCACAAGTCAGGCCGTGATCTCCAATGTGGAAAATGGGGTCTCCATGATTGATGCACCAGACTTACCAAAGTGGGCCAGAGCACTTGGCAAGCCCATTATGTATTTCTATGAGAACCTGTTTGAAAATTAA